Proteins encoded within one genomic window of Candidatus Poribacteria bacterium:
- a CDS encoding EutN/CcmL family microcompartment protein: protein MDLGKVIGTIVATRKDPSFEGIRLLIVQPLDERLNPIGSPVVATDTERVAGYGDLVYTVSGGDAADVIPGRRIPVDIAIVGLVESIHLLGDRS, encoded by the coding sequence ATGGACCTAGGGAAGGTGATAGGGACGATCGTGGCCACACGTAAGGACCCGTCGTTCGAGGGTATAAGGCTTTTGATCGTCCAACCGCTGGATGAGAGGCTCAACCCTATCGGCTCTCCGGTCGTGGCCACCGATACGGAGAGGGTTGCTGGATACGGCGATCTGGTTTATACCGTCTCCGGAGGGGATGCCGCTGACGTCATCCCCGGCAGGAGGATCCCCGTCGATATAGCCATCGTCGGCCTTGTGGAGTCGATACATCTCTTGGGAGATCGGAGTTGA